The genomic region GGTTGACTTTTCTCTGAGAAACTCcagattttgttttaattctgtcaaaaaaattaaaaacggGTATTTTAAGTCTTTGGCCCTGATTGTGCACTCATGTTGGTGTCACTCAGAAGCaactcattaaagtcaatggagtttcatagattcatatatgttaaggaaccattatgataatctagtcagAATTCCTGTATAAGAGACCAGAGAACATTGTGCACTAATATCTCCATCTAGCCCAGACCTTGTGAGTTATAGCAGCTTTTTAGAAAGatattcagtcttgatttaaatactTCAGCCAATGTAGAAACCATCACTTcactaggtaaattgttccaatggttaattacggtAAATTAcctttactgttaaaaatgtgcaccttctttctagtctgcatttgtctagcttcagcttccaaacaTTGGATCTCAttgtgcctttttctgctagtTTAAAGAGCCTTCTCCTTTGGGAAATCTCTTCCCCTGGTAGGTACTTGTAGCCCATGATGAAGTTACACCTTAACTTTCTCTTGAAtgaactaaatagattgagctcttacagtgagagacttaagggAGGCTTTccaaacctttaatcattcttgtagcttttttctgaatcctctccaattttttcAACAAGTGTAATTTACACAAATGTAAAACCAGACTCAAACCCTGGGAATTTAAACTTAGCCCTCCCAGTGCCCTATAAAGTCAAGATGTGATTGAAGcttaatgggagctttgcctgcaAAAGGGCAGCAGGATGAGGCCTGAAGTCTAGTTTCTGTCCCCTTAACCCAACAAGCAGGTTCTCAATAGTTAAAATTCTTCAGGGGCTTCTTGGCAATTTGTCATTTTTGTTCCTGATTATGTGTCCACTATTCATCACTTAATTGAGAATGAATAGTATAATGGCAAAAAGGTGCTTACTGATGTGAGTATCTCCATTTAAACTGAAAAGACTGGGTAAATTTTGTCCCATTGCAGACAAATCATTTGCAAAGTTACATAGTTTGGAAATTGTTGCAATTTTAAGAGCTTATAGAAAGCATCTCAAGCCAGTCAATGTATATTGGTTTTACATTCCTAACACTTGTGTCAGTTTCACCTCACCTGCACCATTGTTTGAATAGGTCCCTAAGATGCATGGGCATGATTCAACTATCACTTACATCAACTTTACACCGGTTTAACTCCATTAAGTTACTCCTGATGTACACTGGAGTGAGAGCAAAGTACTACTAGCCTTTCTCCATTCTATAGCATCATATGACAGATACTCGGGACCAAAATCTGCTCTCATTTAAATGAGTGAAAATCTGGAGGAACTCCATCCACTTCCATGGAGTGACTCCATATTATCATTTGTACAAGAGACATTGTGCATTGGTGGTCGTACAGTGCAGTGTGGGAGTTAAAATGATTGAAACCTAATAACAGAGTATATAGAAAAATGTTTCAAGGGTGAGAACTGGCGCTCCTTTTTCCCAAGGTAAATTTGTACAGCCATGTTACAAAATCTTAAAGAAGGGAGTTTAAATTCACACTGACTAATCAAAGCGGATCGTAGAATGTTGGTATAATCTAGGGGGTGGGATGTGGGTAGCAAAACCTGTAGTTTGTGTCAACAGAGAAGTGTCAAAACCTAATGTCAACAAGCAACGTGAACAGACGCTGCGGCAGTTTCAACAAGGAAGAAAGAGAGCGAGCGAGCCTGTATTATTACCATAACGGATTCTCCTCAGCTGACCTTCTAGACTGGGCGGGACAGCAAATGTTTGGGTAAATATATTAGAGCTTGATTGTAATTCCAGGAAAAACAGTCacggatttttttccccttttaaagtGCCCATTTGTGTGATGTTTCAGCACAATATTTAGGATCAAGTTGGGATGCAAGTATACCGCGTCTGGGGACAGCCAGTCGCACCCAGGCAATGATCCTGCTTCCAATGTCCCATCTTCTCCATGCACGTTAGATACTGTATGCAGAGTGTTAAGTAGCAGACCCAGGCTGCTTAGACACAGCAGACCGTGCGTCTCCAGGAGGACTGTAATTCATCCTCCGTTacaggtacacacacacatatatataaaaaataggcctggctgctgggataaTGGGGCTGCAGAAATTGCTACCTGCAGCCACATGTTTCGACCACCATGTCCTCGTATTGTTTGTAAACCACGTTGTTCCCGGAGTCTATGTAGAGGATGCTGATGGGGCTGAGTTTGGAAGGCACGCAGCAGCTGGGAGGCGTGGACTCGGGGTCCATGGAGTTCATCAGCGTCTGGATGATGGCGTGGTTGGTAGGCTCCAGGTGGGACCTCAAGGGGAAATCGCAGATCCCCTCGCAGTGGTACGCCTCGTAATCCAGAGGGGCGATTATCCAGtcatcccagcccagctccttgaAATTAACATGCAGGGCCTTCCTGCTGCACCGTGTCTTTGCCTTcttgcccccacctctccccccagcccgggcGGCGATTGTGGTCCTGCGCCTCCGCCTGGGTTGAGAGGGCGTTTCCTGGCCAGGATCGGGGGGCTCCAAGAACGGGGGGCTGCCCAGGGCTTTCACCTGATCCCTGATCTCCTTGAAGAGATTCTCCTTCCTCTTGCTGTGCGAAAAGGCCACCAGGAGGGCTCTCtcgtggggcgggggcgggggcttgcTGAAGCCCAGCTGCCCGGGGGGCAGAGGTCTCCCGGACTGATCCGACACGATCCTCAGCACGAAGCACAGCCGCTGGCCCGAGCCGGGTTGCTCTCTCCAGTCCCTCATGGCTTCCCACACGTCAAACACCTCCCAGCGGGGCGAGCCCGAGTCGAGAATGTCCGCAGCCCGGGAGTCCCACAGCCGGGGCGGCCGCTCTGCGCCGGGGCAGGCGGAGAGCAGCAGGCGGTGAAGGGCTCCCTCTCGGGACAGGGCTAAACTCCGGTTCGCGGGGGGCTTCCGGAGGACGCGGAGCTCAGCGCCCACCAGCTCGTCCGTCTCCGGCAGGCTGGAGACATCGAAGAGGTACATCTGGCCGGCCTCTGCCGGGGAGTCATCTggaagagagaaaacaaaggcaaactgaggcagggctggggagggagagagatccCGGATTACAGAGGCAGCGGGCGTTAGCTCCAGCAAGGGGCCTGCCGGGGGAACGGGGCAGGCAAACGACCCCTCGCTGCTGCAGTGCCCATCCCGGCTGGGCACGGGGTGGATGGAGCCTCCTGCTTTCAAAGGAGGGTTTGTATGTTCCTGCCGCGCGGCTCCTTTCCAGCGCCTCCGCGATCGCGGAGTCCTTGCGCGAGGGTGGATTTTCTGAGAACGGGATTAACAATCTACCGGGCTTCCCGGGTGCTGCAGGGCCCCCGGGGAGCCCCCGGCAGCCTTGCCTCGGGAGTGGGACACTGGCTGTGAAACGAGCAGGCTCTGCAATACCCATAAAAAACCTGGAGCGAAAGCCACAATCTGTAATTCGATGCCCATTTAGCAGGTTCTCAAGGAtttagtttctctctctctctctcccccccccccccgcccttcccaagttaaacattttgaaatctgTCAGGGCAATTTAACTCATATCTAGCTAGCTAGAAAAAAAAGGATATAACTTgaattttgtgtgtatgtgtgtgaatgGAATCCCTTGTGAGTCAGATTGAAACCCAAACTCCTGTTCCGAGCCATACTTGAATATTTACTGGGAGTAATTAAAGGAGCTAGAtgtgaagaaaacaaaattaaaaggaaGGGCGAGAAAAAGAAGGAGATGGTTGTGAACCCCTAAAg from Mauremys mutica isolate MM-2020 ecotype Southern chromosome 3, ASM2049712v1, whole genome shotgun sequence harbors:
- the GDF7 gene encoding growth/differentiation factor 7 gives rise to the protein MDLRAAAALCLWVLSACRPRDGLEAAAVRGSPGAGSPGPLAAASQGRLPRQREAGRRGAGALRNGTVVPHQYMVSLYRSLAAPEPPGAAASSGRSRADTVTGFADLAAGDDSPAEAGQMYLFDVSSLPETDELVGAELRVLRKPPANRSLALSREGALHRLLLSACPGAERPPRLWDSRAADILDSGSPRWEVFDVWEAMRDWREQPGSGQRLCFVLRIVSDQSGRPLPPGQLGFSKPPPPPHERALLVAFSHSKRKENLFKEIRDQVKALGSPPFLEPPDPGQETPSQPRRRRRTTIAARAGGRGGGKKAKTRCSRKALHVNFKELGWDDWIIAPLDYEAYHCEGICDFPLRSHLEPTNHAIIQTLMNSMDPESTPPSCCVPSKLSPISILYIDSGNNVVYKQYEDMVVETCGCR